Proteins from a genomic interval of Denticeps clupeoides chromosome 20, fDenClu1.1, whole genome shotgun sequence:
- the rpl11 gene encoding large ribosomal subunit protein uL5, whose product MADQAEKKENPMKELRIRKLCLNICVGESGDRLTRAAKVLEQLTGQTPVFSKARYTVRSFGIRRNEKIAVHCTVRGAKAEEILEKGLKVREYELRKNNFSDTGNFGFGIQEHIDLGIKYDPSIGIYGLDFYVVLGRPGFSIADKKRKTGRIGFKHRIRKEEAMRWFQQKYDGIILPGK is encoded by the exons ATGGCG GACCAGGCCGAGAAGAAGGAGAATCCCATGAAGGAGCTGCGGATCCGCAAGCTCTGCCTGAACATCTGCGTGGGGGAGAGCGGAGACAGGCTGACCAGAGCTGCCAAAGTGCTGGAGCAGCTGACCGGACAGACCCCGGTCTTCTCCAAGG CCCGCTACACGGTGCGATCTTTCGGCATCCGTAGAAATGAGAAGATCGCGGTCCACTGCACCGTCCGGGGTGCCAAAGCTGAGGAGATCCTGGAGAAGGGACTGAAG GTGCGTGAGTACGAGTTGAGGAAGAACAACTTCTCGGACACTGGCAACTTCGGCTTTGGTATCCAGGAACACATCGATCTGGGCATCAAGTACGATCCCAGTATTGGAATCTACGGTTTGGATTTCTACGTG GTTCTTGGCAGACCCGGCTTCAGCATCGCCGACAAGAAGCGGAAGACCGGCCGCATCGGTTTCAAGCACCGCATCCGAAAGGAGGAAGCCATGCGCTGGTTCCAGCAGAAG TATGATGGAATCATCCTCCCCGGCAAGTAA